In Streptomyces sp. P3, one DNA window encodes the following:
- a CDS encoding TetR/AcrR family transcriptional regulator, giving the protein MTAQRTTGRVTRRRVRTRANLLDAAFAVFAAKGFGRVSIEEVCEAAGYSRGAFYSNFDSLDELFFALYQERAEVIARQVADALAGDGPDLDVPASVDRVTEVLLLDLDWLLVKTDFLVHAARDPAVAQTLLEHRARLRRAIADRLSRARGHTPLPAVLGDGDRAARAVVAAYDGVTTQLLLDKDVNSARAWLKQLLTALLTDGSGHHA; this is encoded by the coding sequence ATGACAGCGCAGCGGACGACGGGACGCGTCACGCGGCGGCGCGTCCGCACCCGCGCCAACCTGCTGGACGCCGCCTTCGCCGTGTTCGCCGCCAAGGGTTTCGGCCGGGTCTCCATCGAGGAGGTCTGCGAGGCCGCCGGCTACAGCAGGGGCGCCTTCTACTCCAACTTCGACAGCCTCGACGAACTGTTCTTCGCCCTCTACCAGGAGCGGGCGGAGGTCATCGCCCGGCAGGTGGCCGACGCCCTCGCCGGCGACGGGCCCGACCTCGACGTGCCGGCCTCCGTGGACCGCGTCACCGAGGTGCTCCTCCTCGACCTGGACTGGCTGCTGGTCAAGACGGACTTCCTGGTGCACGCCGCCCGCGACCCGGCCGTCGCGCAGACCCTGCTCGAACACCGGGCCCGGCTGCGCCGCGCGATCGCCGACCGGCTGTCCCGGGCCCGCGGCCACACCCCCCTGCCCGCCGTGCTCGGTGACGGCGACCGCGCCGCCCGCGCGGTGGTCGCCGCCTACGACGGCGTCACCACCCAACTGCTGCTGGACAAGGACGTGAACAGCGCCCGCGCCTGGCTCAAGCAACTGCTCACCGCGCTGCTGACCGACGGCAGCGGACACCACGCCTGA
- a CDS encoding FAD-binding dehydrogenase, which yields MDADVIVVGAGLAGLVAAHELTSRGRRVALVDQENAANLGGQAFWSFGGLFLVDSPEQRRLGIKDSFDLAWNDWQGSAQFDRTEDEDSWAVRWARAYVEWAAGEKRSWLAGHGISFVPTVGWAERGDLRADGHGNSVPRFHVAWGTGTGVVDPFVRYAKQAARDGLLTFHHRHRVDELVMEDGTARGVRGTVLAPDDCARGVASSRAAIGDFELTARAVVVTSGGIGADHDIVRRYWPERLGTPPAEMVTGVPAYVDGRMLDISAEAGVRLVNRDRMWHYTEGIQNWDPVWPGHGIRILPGPSSLWFDALGRRLPDPCLPGYDTLGTLKYLRTTEDIAGHDHSWFILTRRIIEKEFALSGSEQNPDITAKDRRAVLRDRLLGKGAPAPVQAFLDHGADFVIADTLDELVGKMNALTGKPLLDVDGLRRQIQARDLQIANPYSKDAQVQGMRNARRYIGDRLGRVATPHRVLDPDAGPLIAVKLHVLTRKTLGGIQTDLDSRALGADGQPVEGLYAAGEVAGFGGGGVHGYNALEGTFLGGCLFSGRAAGRAAAKQTG from the coding sequence ATGGACGCGGACGTCATCGTCGTCGGAGCGGGCCTCGCCGGCCTGGTCGCGGCGCACGAACTCACCAGCAGAGGCCGGCGGGTCGCCCTGGTCGACCAGGAGAACGCCGCCAACCTCGGCGGCCAGGCGTTCTGGTCCTTCGGCGGGCTCTTCCTCGTCGACTCCCCGGAGCAGCGCCGCCTCGGCATCAAGGACTCCTTCGACCTCGCCTGGAACGACTGGCAGGGCAGCGCGCAGTTCGACCGGACCGAGGACGAGGACTCCTGGGCGGTGCGCTGGGCGCGCGCCTACGTGGAGTGGGCGGCGGGGGAGAAGCGCAGCTGGCTCGCCGGGCACGGGATCTCCTTCGTGCCGACCGTCGGCTGGGCCGAGCGCGGCGATCTGCGCGCCGACGGGCACGGCAACTCCGTACCCCGCTTCCACGTCGCGTGGGGGACGGGCACCGGCGTCGTCGATCCGTTCGTCCGGTACGCCAAGCAGGCCGCCCGCGACGGACTGCTGACCTTCCACCACCGCCACCGGGTGGACGAACTGGTCATGGAGGACGGCACCGCCCGCGGCGTGCGCGGCACGGTCCTGGCCCCCGACGACTGCGCGCGCGGCGTCGCCTCCAGCCGCGCGGCGATCGGCGACTTCGAGCTGACCGCCCGGGCCGTGGTCGTCACCAGCGGCGGCATCGGCGCCGACCACGACATCGTGCGGCGCTACTGGCCCGAGCGGCTCGGCACGCCCCCCGCCGAGATGGTGACCGGAGTGCCCGCCTACGTCGACGGCCGGATGCTCGACATCAGTGCCGAGGCCGGCGTCCGACTGGTCAACCGCGACCGCATGTGGCACTACACCGAGGGCATCCAGAACTGGGACCCCGTCTGGCCCGGTCACGGCATCCGCATCCTGCCCGGTCCGTCCTCCCTGTGGTTCGACGCCCTCGGCCGTCGGCTGCCCGACCCGTGCCTGCCCGGCTACGACACCCTGGGCACGCTCAAGTACCTGCGCACGACCGAGGACATCGCCGGCCACGACCACTCCTGGTTCATCCTCACCCGCCGGATCATCGAGAAGGAGTTCGCGCTGTCGGGCTCCGAGCAGAACCCCGACATCACCGCCAAGGACCGCCGGGCCGTGCTGCGCGACCGACTGCTCGGCAAGGGCGCCCCCGCGCCGGTGCAGGCGTTCCTCGACCACGGCGCGGACTTCGTGATCGCCGACACCCTCGACGAGCTCGTCGGGAAGATGAACGCGCTGACCGGCAAGCCGCTGCTCGACGTGGACGGACTGCGCCGGCAGATCCAGGCCCGCGACCTGCAGATCGCCAACCCGTACAGCAAGGACGCCCAGGTCCAGGGCATGCGCAACGCCCGCCGCTACATCGGCGACCGGCTCGGCCGCGTCGCCACCCCGCACCGTGTACTCGACCCGGACGCCGGCCCGCTGATCGCCGTCAAGCTGCACGTCCTCACCCGCAAGACGCTCGGCGGCATCCAGACCGACCTCGACTCACGCGCGCTCGGCGCCGACGGGCAGCCGGTCGAGGGCCTGTACGCGGCGGGCGAGGTCGCCGGCTTCGGCGGCGGCGGCGTCCACGGCTACAACGCCCTCGAAGGCACCTTCCTCGGCGGCTGCCTCTTCTCCGGGCGGGCGGCCGGCCGGGCGGCGGCGAAGCAGACCGGCTGA
- a CDS encoding DUF488 domain-containing protein yields the protein MKVRVRRVYDPPDTGDGVRVLVDRLWPRGVSKEAARVDEWPKGLTPSTELRRWYHTGEGSHEEFARRYEAELAEPEAAELLDHVRELAAKGPVTLLTSAKSPERSHTAVLVRLLTADQR from the coding sequence ATGAAGGTTCGCGTACGTCGCGTCTACGACCCGCCCGATACCGGGGACGGCGTGCGGGTGCTGGTGGACCGGCTGTGGCCGCGTGGGGTGTCCAAGGAGGCGGCTCGCGTCGACGAGTGGCCCAAGGGCCTCACCCCGTCGACGGAACTGCGCCGTTGGTACCACACGGGCGAGGGCTCCCACGAGGAGTTCGCCCGCCGCTACGAGGCGGAGCTCGCCGAGCCCGAGGCAGCTGAACTCCTCGACCATGTACGCGAGTTGGCGGCGAAGGGACCGGTCACGCTGCTCACCTCCGCGAAGTCACCGGAGCGGAGCCACACGGCGGTGCTGGTCCGCCTGCTGACGGCGGACCAGCGCTGA
- a CDS encoding M1 family metallopeptidase yields MTHPRRRATVLLRREAVAATVPVAVAALLAVAGPATAAGPAGAAGVGDPYFPLAGNGGYHVTHYDLTLRYDPGSRRLDGKAVLTARATQRLTRFDLDFQGLNVTGLTVDHVKAAHRRQGQELVVTPRHALRKGERFQVTVRYHGTPGPVTDPDGSLDGWIPTDDGAFVAGEPQGAMTWFPANNHPLDKSSYDFTITVPAGRAAVANGVLVGQRTAHGTTTYRWRQKEPMAAYLATATVGKFQVEQYTTRDGLKVYNAVDPREAAAAAPVLKKLPSVLEWESRLFGPYPFRAAGSIVDHAPNVGYALETQTRPVYDRAPSLSTLVHESAHQWFGDSVSLTSWKDIWLNEGFATYAEWLYAEQHGGDSAQKTFDGLYALPASDELWAFPPGDPGSGANIFGTPVYARGAMTLHVLRTTVGDRAFFRILRAWAAAHRDGNGTTAQFERLAKRTSGKDLGNLFRTWLYGRGKPVTP; encoded by the coding sequence GTGACACACCCCCGCAGACGCGCCACCGTCCTGCTGCGACGCGAAGCCGTCGCCGCCACCGTCCCCGTCGCCGTGGCGGCGCTGCTGGCGGTGGCGGGACCCGCCACCGCGGCCGGACCGGCAGGCGCGGCCGGCGTCGGCGACCCCTACTTCCCGCTGGCCGGCAACGGCGGCTACCACGTGACCCACTACGACCTGACCCTCCGTTACGACCCCGGCAGCCGCCGCCTCGACGGCAAGGCGGTCCTCACCGCCCGCGCCACCCAGCGGCTGACCCGATTCGACCTCGACTTCCAGGGCCTGAACGTCACCGGCCTGACGGTCGATCACGTCAAGGCCGCACACCGCCGCCAGGGCCAGGAACTCGTCGTCACCCCGAGACACGCGCTGCGCAAGGGCGAGCGGTTCCAGGTCACCGTCAGATACCACGGCACCCCCGGCCCGGTCACCGACCCCGACGGCTCCCTGGACGGCTGGATCCCCACCGACGACGGCGCCTTCGTCGCCGGCGAGCCGCAGGGCGCCATGACCTGGTTCCCGGCGAACAACCACCCCCTCGACAAGTCCTCCTACGACTTCACCATCACCGTCCCCGCCGGCCGTGCCGCCGTCGCCAACGGCGTCCTGGTCGGACAGCGCACCGCGCACGGCACGACCACCTACCGCTGGCGGCAGAAGGAGCCCATGGCCGCCTACCTCGCCACGGCGACCGTCGGGAAGTTCCAGGTCGAGCAGTACACCACCCGCGACGGACTCAAGGTCTACAACGCCGTCGACCCGCGCGAGGCCGCGGCGGCCGCGCCGGTGCTGAAGAAACTGCCCTCCGTACTGGAGTGGGAGAGCCGGCTGTTCGGCCCCTACCCGTTCCGCGCCGCCGGATCGATCGTCGACCACGCCCCGAACGTCGGCTACGCCCTGGAGACCCAGACCCGGCCGGTGTACGACCGGGCGCCCTCTCTGAGCACCCTCGTCCACGAGAGCGCCCACCAGTGGTTCGGCGACTCCGTCTCGCTCACCTCGTGGAAGGACATCTGGCTCAACGAGGGCTTCGCCACCTACGCCGAGTGGCTCTACGCCGAGCAGCACGGCGGCGACAGCGCCCAGAAGACCTTCGACGGCCTGTACGCCCTCCCGGCGAGCGACGAGCTGTGGGCGTTCCCGCCCGGCGACCCCGGCAGCGGCGCGAACATCTTCGGCACTCCGGTCTACGCCCGCGGCGCCATGACCCTGCACGTGCTGCGCACCACCGTCGGGGACCGCGCCTTCTTCCGCATCCTGCGTGCCTGGGCGGCGGCACACCGCGACGGCAACGGCACCACCGCCCAGTTCGAACGCCTCGCTAAACGGACGTCCGGCAAGGACCTCGGCAACCTGTTCCGGACCTGGCTGTACGGCCGGGGCAAGCCCGTCACGCCGTAG
- a CDS encoding L,D-transpeptidase family protein, whose amino-acid sequence MIAHLPRPLPRPRALLLAASLLLTGCGGTAAPHGSGAGAGADGAPAAPAAVSAAPSTPAPGAAARSVPRRIPGLGPRTWSQVPGDARQAVVVTGRGRNSPLSTVVLYRRTATGWQAGERWPAHNALRGWSDHHMGGDLRSPVGVYGLTDAGGLLPDPGTKLPYDHGRGFRSPGTGFEGESLEGSFDYVVAIDYNRTPGVSPLDWTRPLGAGRGGGIWLHVDHGGPTHGCVSIAERHMRELLRTLDPALHPVVVMGDHASVAR is encoded by the coding sequence ATGATCGCCCACCTTCCCCGGCCGCTGCCCCGCCCCCGTGCCCTGCTGCTCGCCGCATCCCTGCTGCTCACCGGATGCGGCGGCACCGCGGCCCCCCACGGATCCGGGGCCGGGGCCGGGGCCGACGGCGCCCCCGCCGCCCCCGCCGCGGTGAGCGCCGCGCCGAGCACTCCCGCGCCCGGGGCCGCCGCCCGCAGCGTGCCGCGGCGGATACCGGGCCTGGGGCCGAGGACCTGGTCCCAGGTGCCCGGCGACGCGCGGCAGGCGGTCGTGGTGACCGGCCGCGGCAGGAACTCCCCGCTCTCCACCGTCGTCCTCTACCGGCGCACCGCGACCGGCTGGCAGGCCGGCGAGCGTTGGCCCGCGCACAACGCCCTGCGCGGCTGGAGCGACCACCACATGGGCGGCGACCTGCGCTCGCCCGTCGGCGTCTACGGCCTCACCGACGCCGGCGGTCTGCTGCCCGACCCCGGCACGAAACTCCCCTACGACCACGGCAGAGGCTTCCGCTCGCCGGGCACCGGCTTCGAGGGCGAGTCGCTGGAGGGCTCCTTCGACTACGTCGTCGCCATCGACTACAACCGCACGCCCGGCGTCTCCCCGCTCGACTGGACCCGCCCGCTCGGCGCGGGTCGCGGCGGCGGGATCTGGCTCCACGTCGACCACGGCGGCCCCACCCACGGATGCGTGAGCATCGCCGAGCGCCACATGAGGGAACTGCTGCGGACCCTCGACCCCGCCCTGCACCCCGTGGTCGTCATGGGCGACCATGCCTCTGTGGCCCGCTGA
- a CDS encoding response regulator transcription factor: MCAHVLVAEDDAMQAELIRRSLLAEGHSATVVHDGSAALEAVRRDRPDLVVLDLMLPVVDGFGVCRVLRQGDDVPVLMLTARDAEDDLLLGLELGADDYMTKPYSPRELMARIRTVLRRSGRAGDDRRDGLVVRAAGLAVDPERHEVRCEGEPVECTPAEFQILLAMAAEPERVFSRRQLLQCTRGFDRSSTERAVDVHIMNLRRKIEADPRKPVRLLTVFGVGYKLSGGRP; encoded by the coding sequence GTGTGCGCTCATGTACTGGTGGCCGAGGACGACGCGATGCAGGCCGAGCTCATCCGCCGCTCGCTGCTCGCCGAGGGCCACTCCGCCACCGTCGTGCACGACGGCTCCGCCGCGCTGGAGGCGGTGCGGCGGGACCGGCCGGACCTCGTCGTGCTCGACCTGATGCTGCCGGTCGTCGACGGGTTCGGGGTGTGCCGGGTGCTGCGGCAGGGCGACGACGTCCCGGTGCTCATGCTGACCGCCCGCGACGCCGAGGACGACCTTCTGCTCGGCCTCGAACTCGGCGCCGACGACTACATGACCAAGCCGTACAGCCCGCGCGAGCTGATGGCCCGCATCCGCACCGTCCTGCGGCGCAGCGGACGGGCCGGCGACGACCGGCGGGACGGCCTCGTCGTGCGGGCCGCGGGGCTCGCCGTCGACCCGGAGCGGCACGAGGTGCGCTGCGAGGGCGAGCCGGTGGAATGCACACCGGCCGAGTTCCAGATCCTGCTGGCCATGGCCGCCGAACCCGAAAGGGTCTTCTCCCGGCGGCAGTTGCTCCAGTGCACCCGCGGCTTCGACCGCTCCTCCACCGAACGTGCCGTCGACGTGCACATCATGAACCTGCGCCGCAAGATCGAGGCCGACCCGCGCAAGCCCGTGCGGCTGCTCACCGTGTTCGGCGTCGGGTACAAGCTCAGCGGCGGCCGGCCGTGA
- a CDS encoding cell wall metabolism sensor histidine kinase WalK — MKRTRIPLRKRLLVRLLSASVLIAVCSVAATAWLAVTTTTRALREEQGQALADDMDILAQLSGYAATHPEWTGVQDTVRELSARTGRRIALTSTDRTPLADSAPRGTSLPPRAAATVDPLRTDTYTERGAQLSGTDPRVVGPYRLTSGERDELDADARDRQACFARNGIETTVTRTPSGRPVVEDADGATPSGYVPDECADGRLNTPMPTEEKALAALQGQAAGCLTREGLDPGTPLFFGLGAPGVLGRDATPGPVYGKARGARAMRAAQSCLEEARRVQLDPYVAPVAELFLGGGDMGAQPRWVMSPANKAKVVGVAGLVLAVTVAVSALVATRLVRPLRALTEAAQQPPDRHARVPVTTRDETGILAEAFNDLAERRERLEVQRKALVADVAHELRSPLTNIRGWLEVTRDGLVEPDAELLGALHEEALVLQRVIDDLRDLAAADAGTLLLRREPVPADDLLAQVAAAHRVAADTAGVALRTGTEDAVWLDADPVRLRQVLGNLVANAVRHTPADGTVTLTARRDGDRVVLEVADTGTGITPEDLPHVFERFWRAEKSRSRRTGGSGLGLPIVRQLTDAHGGTAEAASTPGEGSVFTLRLPAAPPPGDG; from the coding sequence GTGAAGCGCACCCGGATACCGCTGCGCAAGCGTCTGCTGGTCCGGCTGCTGAGCGCGTCGGTCCTCATCGCCGTGTGCTCGGTGGCCGCGACCGCCTGGCTGGCGGTGACCACCACCACCCGCGCGCTGCGGGAGGAGCAGGGCCAGGCGCTCGCCGACGACATGGACATCCTCGCGCAGCTCAGCGGCTACGCGGCCACCCATCCCGAGTGGACCGGCGTCCAGGACACGGTCCGTGAGCTGTCCGCGAGGACCGGCAGGCGCATCGCCCTCACCTCGACCGACCGCACCCCCCTCGCCGACTCGGCGCCGCGGGGTACGTCGCTGCCGCCGCGCGCCGCCGCCACCGTCGACCCGCTGCGCACCGACACGTACACGGAGCGCGGCGCCCAGCTCAGCGGCACCGATCCACGGGTGGTGGGCCCCTACCGGCTCACCTCCGGGGAACGCGACGAACTCGACGCCGACGCCCGCGACCGGCAGGCGTGTTTCGCCCGGAACGGCATCGAGACGACCGTGACCCGGACCCCGAGCGGCCGCCCGGTGGTCGAGGACGCCGACGGCGCGACACCGTCCGGCTATGTGCCCGACGAGTGCGCGGACGGCCGGCTCAACACCCCGATGCCCACAGAGGAGAAGGCGCTGGCCGCGCTCCAGGGGCAGGCGGCCGGCTGCCTGACCCGCGAGGGCCTGGATCCCGGGACGCCGCTGTTCTTCGGCCTCGGCGCGCCCGGCGTCCTCGGCCGGGACGCGACCCCCGGGCCCGTGTACGGCAAGGCGCGCGGCGCCAGGGCGATGCGGGCGGCACAGAGCTGCCTCGAGGAGGCCCGCCGCGTCCAGCTCGACCCGTACGTGGCCCCTGTCGCCGAACTGTTCCTGGGCGGTGGGGACATGGGCGCCCAGCCCCGCTGGGTCATGTCACCCGCCAACAAGGCGAAGGTCGTCGGTGTGGCGGGGCTGGTGCTGGCCGTCACCGTCGCGGTGAGCGCCCTCGTCGCCACCCGTCTCGTGCGCCCCCTGCGAGCCCTGACGGAAGCCGCGCAGCAGCCCCCGGACCGGCACGCACGGGTTCCCGTCACGACGCGGGACGAGACCGGCATCCTCGCGGAGGCGTTCAACGACCTGGCCGAGCGCAGGGAACGGCTGGAGGTCCAGCGCAAGGCCCTCGTCGCGGACGTGGCCCACGAACTGCGCAGCCCGCTCACCAACATCCGGGGCTGGCTGGAGGTGACCCGCGACGGTCTCGTCGAACCCGACGCCGAGCTGCTCGGCGCGCTGCACGAGGAGGCGCTGGTCCTGCAGCGGGTCATCGACGACCTGCGCGACCTCGCCGCCGCCGACGCCGGCACCCTCCTCCTGCGCCGTGAACCGGTGCCCGCCGACGATCTGCTCGCCCAGGTCGCCGCCGCGCACCGGGTGGCCGCCGACACCGCCGGGGTCGCCCTGCGCACCGGGACCGAGGACGCCGTGTGGCTGGACGCCGACCCGGTGCGGCTGCGCCAGGTCCTCGGCAACCTCGTGGCCAACGCCGTGCGCCACACCCCGGCGGACGGCACGGTCACGCTGACCGCCCGCCGCGACGGAGACCGGGTCGTCCTGGAGGTAGCCGACACCGGCACGGGCATCACCCCCGAGGATCTGCCGCACGTCTTCGAACGGTTCTGGCGGGCGGAGAAGTCGCGGAGCCGGCGCACCGGCGGCAGCGGGCTGGGCCTGCCGATCGTCCGCCAGCTGACGGACGCCCACGGGGGCACGGCCGAAGCGGCCAGCACCCCGGGCGAGGGCAGTGTGTTCACCCTGCGGCTCCCCGCCGCGCCGCCCCCGGGAGACGGCTGA
- a CDS encoding WhiB family transcriptional regulator: MDDWRQHAACRREDPDLFFPIGTSGPALMQEQQAKAVCRRCPVQEACLEWAMETDQTLGVWGGTNETERRALKRRIKARRSS; encoded by the coding sequence ATGGACGACTGGCGACAGCACGCCGCGTGCCGCCGCGAGGACCCGGACCTCTTCTTCCCGATCGGAACCTCGGGCCCGGCACTGATGCAGGAGCAACAGGCGAAGGCGGTCTGCCGGCGCTGCCCCGTGCAGGAGGCGTGCCTGGAGTGGGCCATGGAGACCGACCAGACACTCGGTGTGTGGGGCGGCACGAACGAGACGGAACGCCGCGCCCTCAAGCGGCGCATCAAGGCACGACGCAGTTCGTGA